TTAAACCGCCCGTCCTGATAGGCGAAAACGTCAGCATCGCGCCGGGCGCTTCCGTGGGCGAATACGCGGTCATAGGCGACGGATGCCGTATCGCCGCGGGCGCGAGCATACGCAACAGCGTCGTAGGCGCCGGCAGCTATATCGGCAAACGCGCCGCGCTGCGCGGAGCGCTCGTCTGCGGCGGCTGCGTCGTGAAGGCGGACGCCGCGATGTACGACGGCAGCGTGCTCGGCGCGGGCAGCGTGCTTTCGGAGGGCTCGGTCGTTTCGCCTAACGTCCGCATATGGCCCGGAAAGCGCATCGAGCCGAACTCCGGCGTCTACTCCGACGTCGTCAAAGGCGTTTCCGGCGGCGGCCTTATCGAAAACGGGCTTATCGCCGGAACGATAGGCGCGGATATCACTCCGGAATACGCCGCGCGTATCGGCGCGGCGGCTGCGACGGCGCTGAAGGGCGGTTCCGTCGCCGTCTCCTGCGACGGCTGCGAGGGCGGTGGCGTGATAAAGTCCGCGCTTGCAGCGGGTCTGCTCGGCAGCGGCGCGGAAGCGGTCGATATGGGCGTGCTGCCGCTGAACGTCTTTTCCTTCGGCGTCGCGGACAGGGAAGTGAAGCTCGGGCTCGCGGTCACGGAGACGGGAATAGCCGTCCGCGACGGACTCGGCTTGCCGCCCGCGCGTGAGCTAGCACGAAAGCTCGAATCGGCGTACCGCCGCGGCGAGTTCTCCCGCGCCGGATGCCGCGAGGCGAAAACTGACTCAGCGGTCTTCAGCGACTACGCGCGCGAGCTTGAGAAGTACCGGGCGCCGTTCCCCGTAACCGTCAGCTCGCCTGAGCAGGCGTTTGGGCGGCTGTTTTCGTCGGTATTCACCGTCGGCGGCAGCGTCCGCGCGCGTATATCGGCGGACGGCTCGTCGGCGTCGCTCGTCGACGAGGAAGGGGAGGAGATCACGTGTTCCCGCCTGCTTTACGGAATATGCTTTATGCTTGCCGTCGGCGGAGCGAAGCGCGTTCCGCTCCCGCCGGAAACGCCGAAAACGCTCGCGGATGCTATTCGTCAGTTCGGGTGCGAGCCGCGTATCAGAATGGCGTGCCCGCCGGACAAAAGCGACGACGTTTCGCGCAGAGAGGCCGCGCGCCTGCGCGTTCTCGACGACGCGGTCTTCGGCTGCGCGTTTCTGCTGAAATCGCTCGCCGACAGAAAGCAGCGCGCCGCCGACTTTTTCGCCTCCGTACCCGACTTCGCGGTCGCGGAGCTTTCCGAGGACTGCGGCGGCCGTAACGGCGGAATGCTGATCCGTCTGCTTGGCGAAAGAGAAGCCGGCTTCACCGTGTCCGCCGAGGGGATCGACCTGCGCCGCGGAGGCGCGGTCTGCACCGTCAAGCCGTCCGATCGCGGCCGGAAGCTGCGTCTCGTCGCCGAGGCAAACACCGTCGAAGCCGCGCGGGAACTGGGCGCGGAGGTTATCGGGCGGATACGCGAAATCAAAAAAGAACTTGACAATACCCCCTCCGGATGATATAATCCATACGGACTCGGGCGTACGGAGTATGCAAGATGCGGCTCCGAAACATAGATCTTTTTCCCGTCAGCGAAAGGCGGGTAACATAAAAAATCAAATCATTTCATAATACTTTTCCGAAAGGAAAGGTATGTTTTGGTATGAAAAATCCGGAGGTACATTTTTGAACAACAGCAAATCCAAGAAAAAAACCGAACAGCGCATCGAAGGCGCGAAGAAGCGTATGACCGCCGCCGAAAAGCAGGCGGCGCGCGACGCCGCGGACAAGGCGGCGTTCATGGAAAAACTCAACGCGTCCAAAAAAACGCAGGCGGGGCTTCCCGGCACCGATTCCGCGCCTATTCCGCTGAAAAAGCGCGAGGGCAGGGTGGTCGAGATACCATTCAAGCCCGCGAAGACGCGCGCGAAAAAGCAGCAGCCCGAGCCGAAGCCGGAACCGCCCAAGCCCGAGCCGAAAGCCGCGAAGAAAAACCGCAGGCGCGCCGAAAAACCCGCTCCCGCGCAGCAGGAAGCGGCACCGGCGCAGATCCTGCCGGCGCCCGCGCCTTCCGCGAAGCGGAAGAAGAACCGCAAGGCCGAAAAGTCCGCGTCGCCGCTGAAGATCATGGCGCTCGGCGGACTGCACGAGATCGGCAAGAATCTGTACGTATTCGAGTATGAGAACGATATGATAATCGTCGACGTAGGGCTCGAGTTTCCCGATCAGGATATGCTCGGCATAGACGTCGTCATCCCCGACTTTACCTATCTTCTCAACAACCGCGAAAAGATCCGCGGCATAATCATCACCCACGGCCACGAAGACCACATCGGCGGCCTGCCTTATCTGATGAAGGAGCTGGATACGACTATCTACTCCACCAGAATGACGCAGGGGCTCATCGAGGCGAAGTTCGTCGAGCACGGGCTGAAGGGCAAAGTCAATATGAACACCGTAAAGGCGGGCGACGTCATAAAGCTCGGCTGCTTTGAAGTCGAGTTCATCACCGTCAACCACTCGATCCCGGACGCCGTCGCGCTTGCGATAAAGACTCCGGTCGGAACGCTCGTCCACACCGGCGACTTCAAGATCGACACCACCCCGACGCAGGGCGAAATGATAGACCTCGCGCGCTTCGGCGACCTCGGAAACGAGGGCGTCCTCGCACTGCTGATGGATTCCACGAACGCCGAACGCCCCGGTTATACGATGAGCGAGCGCCGCGTCAGTCAGTCGCTCGAAAACATCTTCAAAAACGCCGAGGGCAAGCGTATCATAATCGCGACGTTTTCCTCGAACGTCTACCGCGTGCAGCAGATAATCGACATCGCCGCCGCGCTTGGCAGAAAGGTCGCGCTTTCCGGCAGGAGCATGGTCAACGTGACCGCCATAGCCGAACAGCTCGGCTACATCAAGCTGCCCGCGGGCGTCCTGCTCGATATAAACGCTCTTGATAAGTATCCGAAGGATCAGACGGTGATAATCACCACCGGGTCCCAGGGCGAAACGATGTCTGCGCTTTACAGAATGGCGTATTCCGACCACCGCAAGGTAGTTGTTTCGGAGGACGATCTGATCGTGCTTTCCTCCAACCCGATCCCCGGCAACGAGAAATTCGTCACGAACATAGTCAACGAGCTGATGAAGCTCGGCTGCTCGGTCGTCTACGAATCGCTCGCGGAGGTGCACACCTCCGGCCACGCCTGCCAGGAGGAGCTCAAGCTTATGCTCGGACTCGTAAAGCCGAAGTTCTACATCCCGGTGCACGGCGAATACAAGCATCTGAAAAAGGCGCAGATGCTCGGCGAAAGCATGGGCATACCGACCGAGAACATAATCATCGCCGATAACGGGAAGGTGATCGAGCTGACGCCCGACTCCGCCGTTATCAAAGGCGAAGTTCAGACCGGCAGCGTCTTCGTGGACGGCACGAGCGTCGGCGACGTAGGCGCGATAGTTATGCGCGAACGCAGGCAGCTCGCGTCGGACGGTCTCATCGTCGTCGCGGTCTCCGTCGACAAGCAGACGGGATATCTGATGTGCGAGCCGGAGATAATCAGCCGCGGCTTCGTCTATATGCGCGAGTCTGAGGAGCTGCTCGGGCAGCTCAAGGAGCTTGTCGTCGAATGCGTAACGCGCAACGCGACGATAGGCGTCCACGACTACAATGCGTTGAAAACCGTTGTGCGCGACGAGCTTTCGAAGGCGATATTCAAACAGAGCAAGCGCACGCCGATGATCATTCCGGTCATCGCAAGGGTATAAGCGGGGAAGTATTTATGGCGGAAATATCAAATAACGACAGGCTTATACTGTTTTTCTGCGCAGTGCCTGACGATGTAATGAAATGCTGGGATCAGTATGCGGCCGACAGCCACAGGATACTCTTTTTCGCCCGCGGCGGCGCGGAGCTATCGGTAAACGGAGAGAACGTGACGGTCGAAGAGAGAACGATCGTCTTTCTGAGAGATACCGATCTTTGCGAGTTCCCGCAGGAATGGCGCGAAGGCTCCGCGAAGCAGCATATCGAGTGTTACACGGCGTTTATAGGAAGCGTGCATTATGATTCCGTGAAACGGCTTCTCAACGAGCAGCAGGCGTTCGAGGCATACGAGGCTTCGGGCATACCGCCGGTTTTTAAGCTTGACGACATCCAGTGCGATAAGATAATACGCGAGATGAAGGACTTCAATCAGTCGGACGATGTTTCGGCTGTAGACCATCTCAACGTCACGCGCCTGCTTGCCGCAAGGCTCTATTATTCGTTCGTAGTCAGGGGCAACAAGCCCGCGGCGCGTTTTGCGGATGCGCCGGACTGGTTCAACGACTACTACGAGTTGATCGGTAAGCCGCAGGTGTTTACGCTCCCGTTTGAAGAGATAGTCGCGCTGTCTGGCAAGACGAGGGAACATCTTTCCCGCGTTTTCAAAAGCCGGACCGGCGTAAACATCTCGGATTTTATCGTATCAAAGCGCATAAACTACGCCTGCGTTCTGCTCCGCGACGAGAAGGCGACTTTGCAGGACGTCATAGCAAAATGCGGCTTCACCAATACCGGAACGTTTTACAGCAACTTCAAGAAGAAGACGGGAGAGTCTCCCGAACGCTACCGCAAGACGCTTTTGGCGGCGGAATCCATCGGAGGCGGAAAAAAGCGTACATACGGCGAATGAGCGCCGAACCGATAACAAGTTGAAAAAGCAACAGCCCCTCGCCGGTTTTCGCAGGCGAGGGGCTGTATTATACGCTATTTTATCACACCGGGTTCGCCGTCGCGGCGAAGACCCACTTGTTGCAGTGGATATCCGGCTTTTCGCCGTCTCCGCGGCAGTCGAGACGGAGACGTTCCTCATTAAGCTCCGGCAGCTCATCGAGCTTGCCGTCGAGGTATTCGTCAATGCGGCGCATCATAGTTATGAAGCGGCTGCGCAGTCCGCCGAGGCGCAGGTCCTCGACCTCGAATCCGAAGGTCTTGCTCTCGGTATACCACTGTGTGCGGAAGGTCTCGAAAAACTGCTCGAACGCCGCGAACGCCGCCTCGATTTCGCCGTCGCGCAGGCGTTTCAGTTCGGCTTTGTCGCCGGAGTCGTACGCC
This is a stretch of genomic DNA from Clostridia bacterium. It encodes these proteins:
- a CDS encoding NTP transferase domain-containing protein, with translation MKAVIMAGGEGTRLRPLTCDMPKPMAPLCGRPVMDYTLELLARHGFGEAAVTLMYMPQAISEHFGGEAHGVKLRYFVEDEPLGTAGSVKRASADFGGDFLVISGDGLCDFDLGKIREYHEAKGGAATIVLKGMPNPLEYGLVMTDADGRVTRFLEKPDWAQALTDLVNTGVYVLSTEAMKLVPEGKPFDFGKELFPLMLEKGLEVYGYVEDGYWLDIGDIATYVSAQFDLLDGRVKFGVAKPPRREGVKPPVLIGENVSIAPGASVGEYAVIGDGCRIAAGASIRNSVVGAGSYIGKRAALRGALVCGGCVVKADAAMYDGSVLGAGSVLSEGSVVSPNVRIWPGKRIEPNSGVYSDVVKGVSGGGLIENGLIAGTIGADITPEYAARIGAAAATALKGGSVAVSCDGCEGGGVIKSALAAGLLGSGAEAVDMGVLPLNVFSFGVADREVKLGLAVTETGIAVRDGLGLPPARELARKLESAYRRGEFSRAGCREAKTDSAVFSDYARELEKYRAPFPVTVSSPEQAFGRLFSSVFTVGGSVRARISADGSSASLVDEEGEEITCSRLLYGICFMLAVGGAKRVPLPPETPKTLADAIRQFGCEPRIRMACPPDKSDDVSRREAARLRVLDDAVFGCAFLLKSLADRKQRAADFFASVPDFAVAELSEDCGGRNGGMLIRLLGEREAGFTVSAEGIDLRRGGAVCTVKPSDRGRKLRLVAEANTVEAARELGAEVIGRIREIKKELDNTPSG
- a CDS encoding ribonuclease J, translating into MALGGLHEIGKNLYVFEYENDMIIVDVGLEFPDQDMLGIDVVIPDFTYLLNNREKIRGIIITHGHEDHIGGLPYLMKELDTTIYSTRMTQGLIEAKFVEHGLKGKVNMNTVKAGDVIKLGCFEVEFITVNHSIPDAVALAIKTPVGTLVHTGDFKIDTTPTQGEMIDLARFGDLGNEGVLALLMDSTNAERPGYTMSERRVSQSLENIFKNAEGKRIIIATFSSNVYRVQQIIDIAAALGRKVALSGRSMVNVTAIAEQLGYIKLPAGVLLDINALDKYPKDQTVIITTGSQGETMSALYRMAYSDHRKVVVSEDDLIVLSSNPIPGNEKFVTNIVNELMKLGCSVVYESLAEVHTSGHACQEELKLMLGLVKPKFYIPVHGEYKHLKKAQMLGESMGIPTENIIIADNGKVIELTPDSAVIKGEVQTGSVFVDGTSVGDVGAIVMRERRQLASDGLIVVAVSVDKQTGYLMCEPEIISRGFVYMRESEELLGQLKELVVECVTRNATIGVHDYNALKTVVRDELSKAIFKQSKRTPMIIPVIARV
- a CDS encoding helix-turn-helix transcriptional regulator gives rise to the protein MAEISNNDRLILFFCAVPDDVMKCWDQYAADSHRILFFARGGAELSVNGENVTVEERTIVFLRDTDLCEFPQEWREGSAKQHIECYTAFIGSVHYDSVKRLLNEQQAFEAYEASGIPPVFKLDDIQCDKIIREMKDFNQSDDVSAVDHLNVTRLLAARLYYSFVVRGNKPAARFADAPDWFNDYYELIGKPQVFTLPFEEIVALSGKTREHLSRVFKSRTGVNISDFIVSKRINYACVLLRDEKATLQDVIAKCGFTNTGTFYSNFKKKTGESPERYRKTLLAAESIGGGKKRTYGE